From a single Silene latifolia isolate original U9 population chromosome 6, ASM4854445v1, whole genome shotgun sequence genomic region:
- the LOC141585856 gene encoding uncharacterized protein LOC141585856, protein MVSFQTPFLQLNQRKTLLESDNNSKKRKWDDDVAAEEVFPYKHWMKPKASSGTGTFSDIELHLETPLPSEWQRCLDIQSGEIHFYNTRTQKRTARDPRESSEPEPEPEPEPEPSSPRECYMSLDLELNLPCGSLNRKYSPKKSEEIPGMMKKKPCSSSPRASTGLFESLTSTVEKKSSSDTEKDDQAAEMVATACMRCHMLVMLQKSSPTCPNCKFVHPPYQTPSDLFKPKLSLSC, encoded by the exons ATGGTTTCATTTCAAACTCCCTTTCTTCAACTAAATCAAAGAAAGACGCTTCTTGAATCGGATAATAACTCGAAAAAAAGAAAATGGGATGACGATGTTGCAGCTGAGGAGGTATTTCCTTACAAGCACTGGATGAAGCCTAAGGCTAGTTCGGGTACAGGAACTTTCTCCGATATTGAACTTCATCTTGAGACTCCGTTGCCCTCTGAGTGGCAACGGTGTCTTGATATTCAG TCAGGAGAAATACATTTCTACAACACCAGAACACAAAAAAGAACAGCGAGAGATCCAAGGGAAAGTTCAGAGCCAGAGCCAGAGCCAGAGCCAGAGCCAGAGCCGTCAAGTCCTCGGGAATGTTACATGAGCTTAGACCTAGAGCTTAACCTGCCTTGTGGATCACTCAACCGTAAATACTCACCTAAAAAATCAGAAGAAATACCTGGTATGATGAAGAAGAAACCCTGCAGCTCATCCCCAAGAGCGTCGACTGGTCTTTTCGAGAGTCTGACCAGTACAGTTGAAAAGAAGAGTTCATCAGACACCGAGAAAGATGATCAGGCGGCAGAGATGGTGGCGACCGCTTGTATGAGGTGTCACATGCTGGTGATGCTTCAAAAGTCATCACCAACATGCCCAAACTGCAAGTTTGTTCATCCTCCATATCAGACGCCTTCTGACCTGTTCAAGCCGAAACTTAGCCTTTCCTGCTAG